In the Acanthochromis polyacanthus isolate Apoly-LR-REF ecotype Palm Island chromosome 20, KAUST_Apoly_ChrSc, whole genome shotgun sequence genome, tggaacaactttgttcccaaaacataatattagaagaaaataacaaaaaatgcagtactttcacaaccaaatttggtaagaataacaaaatgacaccaaactcttttgatgtttttttaaaatatgaaacttaatatagttctcaggagttgtgtactgtattgtaagtgacaattttgtggtattttctaagattcacaagcgtcatggtacttgtgtccaaacttatggccatggctgtatgtctCAACTTGGATTACCCAAATGCAGACATATaagctgtaaataaaaacaatacaaagttGACGAGAAGCCGTCCTCTTTAATGCTTTATGTTGTGTCCAACCATTTCTGTCTTCTAGGAGTGAATGCCATATCAAAAGAGGTTACCGGACCGAATGCTATGGTTAAACATTCCCTCCTGCCAGATCGACAAATTGAAAGTCCACCTAAAAGGCCAAAGTCCGCTGAGGGGAAGACTTCAGCCAATGACCAGGTAAAGGTTTGTCACATATCTGATGGAAACTGCCTCCTGGCAGCTATAAGACAGTGTGTTCTAGCTCCTTCCCAAAGTGTTCGAAGTGTACTTATGGGGACCATGCACCTACAACTGTTTTCACCTTTCaccaaagaaaatgtgtgtagGTTTTGGAAACTTGTGTGTATCTGTTTAAAGCAGGCATTTGGCACTGCATATTCCAATGCTTCTACAATATGTTGTtggatgtacagaaagtaaatagCTAATGAGGCAGGTTGGTTTTCATAAGCACTAATTATAACTAACCTTCACTGTCACTGTGGGATGGGCTAATGGGGAGATACTTAACTGTAAGAAGCAGAAATGCTAAGCCAAGCATTTAGCAATTGCTGGCGCCGGCTTTCATTCAAAGGGTTAAATGCATCCCGCCATTCCCTCCCTGACAGAGCTTTTTAGCATCAAGCACAATAGGCCAGCCTTTGTGTTCTAAGTGGAATACCTGCACTAGCCTTGGGCCTCCCACCCTGCGTCTTTTCCcctttttgcatctctttaaattatatgtgtttttaaattagATTATGAAGTATTAGCTCGTCTGGTTCTGGGCCCTGCAAGGAGGGAGGACTTAGTCATTTCAGAAATGGATTCTATTAAGACAGGTGGTAGGGAGGCAGCTATGCTCAGAGTACTCCCTGTAATGAGGGCAAGGCGCAGCTTGGGAGAGTACACACCTTTGTCATCTGTAATCTCCTGATTAGAAATTCTGGCCAATCATGTTTTCTACTAATAAAATTGCTTGAGTTGAGTGACTTAAGTGAATTACATGAAACATGGTTGATCTACATTTTCTGTGTTAAGGTGGGCATGGGAACTGATGGCGAGAGGTGAATGTGTTAGGTTGAAGTGAGTGAATagtgaagaatgcaaaaaaaaattagattttgcaTGTATGGGATCATTTTAGCCCCTAATGATGGTTTATGCAGGTTGTTTTTTGTGGCAGCCACGTATGTTATTGACTGTGTAGTGCAAGAATGTTTCCCACTGAAGTGCATTaggtgcaacaaaaaaaagtaattccTGTCCCCTTGGATTAATTTTATATACACAGAATGTCAGTTTCCTTGGATATCATTTCATTATTTCTCCATTTCCAACCAGATGCTTATTATgctatcttgttttttttaggttCAGCAGTGTCCATACTGCAACTACAGCAGTAAAGATGCCAACCGTATGCAGCTCCATGTGATGTCCCAGCATTCCATGCAGCCGGTGATTCGCTGTCCACTGTGCCAGGATGTCCTAAGCAACAAGATTCACTTGCAGCTGCATCTCACTCACCTTCACAGTGTGGCTCCAGACTGTGTGGAAAAGCTCATTCTGACTGTACGTAGAAGTAATGAGGATGAAtaagatttgtgtgtgtgtcaacaaaAGGAATTGCATTTTacaaaggaattgcatattcAAAACAAAAGGATCACTGGATAATGatgtaatttattatttaaaaaattgaaattttttgtaacattttatcAGAAATGTCCAGTGACAGTAGCTCTCTGCTAGATGACATGGGAGCAGAACCAAAACAGACATGGCTATCCCAGTCTTCTAATTAGTTGAAGGCAAGGTTGCCATAATTCATATCCCATGTATTTATTGTTGAGATACTACCACAAACTTGATTGTTTTCTACTCAGCAGAGCTAATTCTCTCTTCGCATAAGCTATTTCAAACAACTTGACACACTTACTCAACATGTACTATATATACTCTGCAAACTGTGTCATTATTGCAAACTGACATGATAATGATGACATTTTGTTGATCTTGATAGGTTGTTGGACCTGACACAGCAACACCAAATAATGTAATGCATCCCCAAACTGGACAAGAGAAAAGTCTCGCTTTAATGGATTCCTCTACCTCTCTTACTGATGGGTCAGGAAAGTCTCAAGGTGAGCAGAATGTGCTATttgaatgattttcttttttgtcattaactTGTCTGTGTGataataaagtttatctgaTATAAATTAGCAATAATTGATGAAGTGTATTGTTCTTCAAATTCTACCTTCTATTTGCAGGAAGCATCTCAAAGGATGAGCTGACCAATCAAGACAAGAATGAATTAGATCTGCAGGGTGAGGAAATCAAGCCCCCAAAGGAGGGCTCAGAGGCTCCAGACTGGAAGAGAGCTAGTGGATTAGGACATGATAGCAAATCCCCTGATACCCTCCAGGACCATCTCAGTGAGCTCCAACGActccaacagcaacaacagcagctctcAGTATCTGATCGTCATGTCTACAAATATCGTTGCAACCACTGCAGCCTGGCCTTCAAGACAATGCAGAAGCTTCAGATACATTCTCAGTACCATGCCATCAGAGCCGCCACTATGTGCAGCCTTTGCCAGCGCAGCTTCAGGACATTCCTGGCTCTCAGGAAGCATTTGGAAAACGGACACCCTGAACTGACTGAAGCTGAGGTGCAGCAGCTCATAGGAAATCTGCCACTGAATGGAGATATCACTGAGAGTGAGGCCAGGGCCTTGGAGGAAGCTCAGGCCTTTGAACATGACTTGGACAAAGATGATGAAATGGACCAGGAAGAAAAGCCCAGTCCTACAGGAAGTGACAGTAGCTCTCTGCTAGATGACATGGGAGCAGAACCAAAACGAACCTTGCCATTTAGAAAAGGGCCCAACTTTACAATGGAGAAATTTCTGGACCCTTCACGACCTTACAAGTGCACAGTATGTAAGGAGTCCTTCACCCAGAAGAACATCTTACTTGTCCACTATAATTCAGTTTCTCACCTTCATAAATTAAAGAAGGTCCTTCAAGAGGCATCAAGCCCAGTTCCCCAAGAGACAAGCAACAGCATTGACAACAAACCATTCAAATGCAATATTTGCAATGTTGCCTATAGCCAAAGTTCAACACTTGAAATTCACATGAGGTCAGTACTCCACCAGACCAAAGCCAGAACAGCCAAAACTgacatgagcagcagcagcagtgccaCCAGCACTGGTGGTCCGGTACCTGCAAAAAGTCCAGGCCCAAGTGCACAAGGGAACACAAGCAACTCAGACACTGCTAGAAGTGGAACACCCTCTTCtaacaaagaaaacactgtggAACCCAAAGAAcctaacagcagcaacaacacaaaacaaactgcaaCTACTGATCATGTTTCAGCACAGGCAAGCAGCCACCAGTCAGCACAGTCCTCAGCCCAACTGCAACTGCAGCTGCAACATGAACTCCAGCAACAGGCTGCCTTCTTCCAGCCTCAGTTCCTTAATCCAGCTTTCTTTCCCCATTTTCCAATGACCCCAGAAGCACTGCTACAGTTTCAACAGCCACAGTTCCTCTTCCCCTTTTATATACCAGGAGCTGAGTTCAACCTTAGCCCAGAACTTGCACTGcactcagcagcagcttttGGAATGCCTGGCCTGACTGGATCATTCCTAGAGGACCTAAAGCAGCAGATGCAACAGCAGCACCAGTTACAACAGGCTCAGGCCCAGCAACAGGctcagcagcaacagcaacaatCCTCTCAGACACAGTCGCAAATTCAGCAACAGAAAAACCAGCAActgcaaaaccacaaacctaAACTGGAGTCAAGCACTGTGTCAGTTTCAGAAATACAGATGTCAAGAGAGGCTGAGGACCACcttgagaaaaaagaaagcagagcAAAGATGGAAAATGGAGGTGATGCATTAAATGATGGAGGGAAAGACAGCAAAGACCCCAAGAAGTCAAAGTTCTCCGAGCCATTGATTCCACCCCCACGCATTGTGTCAGGTGCAAGAGGTAATGCAGCCAAAGCACTATTAGAGAACTTTGGATTTGAGCTGGTCATTCAgtacaatgaaaacagacaaaaaaaccaaaagaaaaacaaagatggaATTGAACCAGTGGAGATGAATACTGATAAGCTTGAGTGTGGAATGTGTGGAAAGCTCTTCTCCAATATGCTTATTCTCAAAAGCCACCAGGAACATGTGCACAGTCACTTTTTCCCATATGTGGAGCTTGAAAAGTTTGCCCAGCAGTACAGAGAGGCTTATGATAAACTGTATCCAATAAACCCTGCTTCACCTGAgactccaccacctccaccaccacctcctcctcctccaccacctcccccTGCTCCAGCCCCGGTGTCAGCTCCTCAGCCTCCCTCTACATCAATGGCCAAGCCCCAAACCCCAGTACCTTCACCGGTTCCTGTTGCCCATCAGAACACACACCAAACTTCACACCAGGCGCAGCCATCTCAGCCACCaccccctcctccaccacctaCTGCCCCCTCTGCACCACCCCAAGTGCAACTCCCTGTTCCTTTGGATCTGCCCCTTTTCCCACCTCTGATGATGCAGTCCGTCCAGCACCCAGGCCTGCCACCTCAACTGGCCCTTCAGCTGCCCACTATGGATTCTCTTTCCACAGACCTTACACAGCTGTGCCAGCAGCAGTTGGGTCTTGATCCAAATTTCCTCCGCCAGTCTCAGTTTAAGCGACCACGCACTCGTATCACTGATGACCAGCTTAAGATCCTCCGTGCAAACTTTGACATCAACAATTCCCCCAATGAAGAGCAAATTCAAGAGATGTCAGAAAAGTCTGGTCTGCCCCAAAAAGTCATAAAGCACTGGTTCCGCAACACCCTCTTTAAAGAACGGCAGCGGAGTAAAGACTCTCCCTACAATTTTAATATTCCTCCCATTACTACATTGGAAGATATTCGAATGGAGCCCCAGCTTAGTGCACAGGAATACTACAGAACTGAATCATCCATTAACAAGAGGTCCTCCAGGACCAGATTCACTGATTATCAGTTGAGAGTACTTCAAGATTTCTTTGACACTAATGCCTATCCGAAGGACGATGAGATTGAGCAGCTGTCCACTGTGCTCAACCTGCCAACACGAGTCATTGTGGTGTGGTTCCAGAATGCCCGGCAGAAAGCTCGTAAGAGCTATGAGAACCAGGCAGATTCTAAAGACAACGAGAAAAAAGAGCTGACCAATGAGCGCTACATCAGAACAAGCAACATGCAGTAccaatgtaaaaaatgtaacattGTGTTCCCACGCATTTTTGACCTGATCACTCACCAGAAAAAGCAATGTTACaaggatgaagatgaagaaggaAATGATGACAACAATTGTGAGGAATACATAGATTCTTTTGAGCAAGGTCAAATAAAGACTACCCAGGCACCTTTGGAGTTTTTCAAACAGTCCCAAACAGGAACTGCCACCAGCTCTGGGTCAAGCTCTCCAGTAATGGCCTCCCCTCGTGCTACCATGGGGAAAACTTCTCCCAAGCCAGATATTTCCCctgaaactgaacttaaacaAACTGAGACCGCCCCTTCGCCAGTGATCAAGTCACTACCAGAGCCCAGACCATCTAAAGCCTGCACACCCCAGCCACCTCCTCAGAAAGCTCCCCAGCCACAAATGTCAAGACCGCATTCCCAGCCTCAGGCAGCTGCAGTGCCCTCAAGTCCACTCTCCTTGGCCCTTTCCTCACTCACAAACAGTCTCCCACATCAGATGCTTCAGTACCAGTGTGACCAGTGTAAGATTGCATTCCCTACTGTGGAACTTTGGCAGGAGCACCAGCATATGCATTTTTTGGCTGCTCAGAACCAATTCCTTCACTCTCAGTTCCTTGAAAGACCCATCGATATGCCCTATATGATATTTGACCCCAATAACCCCCTAATGGCCAGCCAGCTGTTATCTGGTGGCCTCTCCCAAATCCCTTCTCAAGGTGGCTCTGGTATGACTTCTGCTGCAGGCTCTGGGACAATGAAGAGAAAACTGGATGACAAGGAAGAAAATGCTAATGATAAAGATGGTGGAAACAGTAGTGAAGAGCAACACAGAGATAAACGTTTGAGAACCACCATCACACCAGAACAATTGGAGATTCTTTATGACAAATACTTACTTGACTCTAACCCAACAAGGAAGATGTTGGACCACATTGCACGAGAGGTTGGCTTGAAAAAGAGAGTAGTGCAAGTTTGGTTCCAAAACACTCGtgcaagagagagaaaggggcAGTTCAGGGCTATAGGACCCTCCCAGTCCCACAAGAAATGTCCCTTTTGCAGAGCACTGTTCAAGGCTAAATCTGCGCTAGATAGCCACATACGATCCAGACACTGGCATGAGGCTAAGCAAGCAGGCTTTAGCTTGCCCCCAAGCCCAATGATGAACCAAGACAATGAAAGAGGTGATAGCCCAAATAAGTATCATTTTTTTGACTACCCACAACTGCCTACCAAGACTGAGCCAAATGAGTATGAGCTGCCTGCCGCATCCTCAACTCCAGTCAAACCATCTGAGGCACAAGTAAAAAACTTCTTAAGCCCTTCATCCTTAAAAGctgaaaactgtgatgaatCTGAAGGGCCTAACATTAATTCAGCAGAAGCTTCATCTTATGATCTCAGTAAGATGGACTTTGATGAGACATCATCAATTAACACAGCCATTAGTGATGCTACAACTGGAGATGAGTATAATAACAATGAAGTTGAGAGCCTAACTGCCAATGGAGGGGACAAGCTAGGTGACATCAAAGGTGGCCTGGCGGCAATTTCCGATGGTGGCAATGAAAGGTTCCAATTCAGCATGGTGAGCCCTGCCCTCAGCTTTTCTGGAAAAGATTGTGACTCTTACTTTAGCTCCAGAGATGATGAAATGGACGAAAACAATGACAGGAGTGAATCATCAAGCCTCGCTGATCCCAGTTCCCCTAGTCCTTTTGGGGCAGGAAATCCCTTCAACAAGTCTGGGAAAGGCAACAATGCTGGGGATAGGCCAGGCCACAAACGATTCAGGACCCAGATGAGTAACCTGCAACTTAAAGTACTCAAAGCCTGTTTTAGTGACTATCGCACTCCAACAATGCAAGAGTGTGAAATGCTGGGCAATGAGATTGGACTCCCCAAGCGCGTTGTCCAGGTGTGGTTCCAGAATGCCCGTGctaaagaaaagaaattcaAGATTAACATTGGAAAGCCATTCATGATCAGTCAAGGCTCACCAGAGGGACCCAGGCCTGAGTGTACTTTGTGTGGTGTAAAGTACACTGCCCGTATGTCTGTCCGAGACCACATCTTCTCCAAACAGCACATCGCCAAAGTGCAAGAAACCCTGGGAAACCAGGTGGATAGAGAAAAGGACTACCTAGCACCAACTACTGTCCGTCAGCTGATGGCCCAGCAAGAGCTGGATCGCATGAAGAAAGCCGGTGAGGGACTCAACCTGCCTGGCCAGCAGCAACAGACTTCAGTGGACAACAATAATGCACTTCATGGCCTCAGCCTACCCTCAGGCTACCCAGGGTTATCTGGCCTTCCACCAGTGCTACTTCCTGGGGTGAATGGGCcatcatcacttcctgttttccCACCCAACACACCTGGTGAGTTAGTAtgataaacagtgaaaaaagtTAAACAGACTAGAAGCTTTATGAACTGAGCTTTATGATGCACTATTTTATTCTACTATACTACTGGTTATTCTGTATCACAGTGGTGTTTGTCAgagtcttattttttaaaaagtattttaaaattaaaaatggtgGGACTTAGTGCATGCATAATGTCAGCATCGAAGTTGAACTGCTAATTGCTaattcagagattttttttacaacaaatgTATCTATATCATGgcttttgattgttttttgttttccccCTTATTGTAGGTTTGgtatatttatattataatatattgGCAAATTGAAATTATCATAAAGCGCATGTGACAGTTTTGTTCCATAACAAAATCTTAACAAGACATGAAGACTCAGCCAGTGACAAATTAATCATCTTTATCGTATACAAACAAATTTCCATAATGACTTGGggatgaatatttaaaaatattgaatatttccatatttatataCCACTGTATTTCAGCTTTAGCGTCTCCCGGTGCTGGCATGCTTGGGTTCCCTACACCAGCCACCCCCTCTCCTGCCATGTCTCTCAGCACTACCCCAACCAAGACTCTTCTGcagactcctcctcctcctcctccacctcctcctcctcctcctgttcccTCCACACCTTTGGCAGCAGTAAACCACACAGAGCAGCAAGGCAAAGACTCCGAGAGAGACAGCAGCAAGAAACCAGGAGACAAGCCACCTCAAATGAAGGTGAAGGACAGAGAGAACGAGAGCAGCTCACGCCCTGAGACCCCCAGCATGGCCAAAAAAAGGGAGAAACCATGTCCAGCTCCAGGGAAACCAGGAATCGAGACTCAACTGGATGCCACACAGCTCCAAGCACTTCAGAATGCTCTTGCCGCAGGTGATGCCAGCTCATTCTTGGGGGGACAGTTCCTGCCCTACTTTCTTCCTGGATTTCCCAACTGCTTCTCTCCCCAGCTTCCTAGAGGGGTCCAGACAGGGGGCTACTTCCCACCACTGTGTGGAATGGAGAACCTCTTTCCATATGGCCCAGCAGCAGTCCCACAAGCTGCCATGGCCGCTGGTCTCTCCCCGACCGCTCTCCTGCAGCAGTACCAGCAGTACcagcagtccctccaggattcaCTGCagaagcaacaacagcagcagcagaaacaacttgagcagcagcagaaacaacttgagcagcagcagaaacaacaacagcagcagcagcaacagaaacCAACCCCTGTGAAGACACCCCAGAGCGTACAGAGCACCACAaccaattccttcaaaccaaaaGTAGCTATAGATGCTAAGGATGACAACAACAAAGGCTCTTCAACAGAAAGCACAAAAGAAGAACCGAAAACAGATACCAAAAGTACCATGGATTTTCCAGACGCTTTTATTGTACCGTCCGTCAAGCATGAGTTTATATGCAGGAAGTGCCAGATGATTTTTGCTGACGAAGATTCAGTGGTGCGTCATCAGAAGTCCTTCTGTTACTTCGGACATGCTTTTACTGACCCGCAAGAGACAGTGCTTCGAAAGGCGGTGAGCAACTACGCTTGTGTTGCCTGCAATGTGGTTGTTAACGGGAATGAAGCACTTGGCCAACACCTTCAGTCGAGCTtgcacaaagagaaaacaatcaaacaagCAATGAGAAATGCCAAAGAGCATACTAGATTATTACCTCACTCTGTCTGCTCCCCTACTCCTAACACCACATCTACCTCGCAGTCTGCAGCTTCTTCTAATAACACCTTTCCTCATCTCTCTCGCTTGTCCATGAAGTCCTGGCCAAATGTCCTGTTCCAGGCCACCACAGCCCGGAAAGCTGCTTCCTCCTCCCCGtctgcctctcctcctccccccctctcCTCACCTTCAACGGTTACCTCAACTTCCTGCAGCACCTCAGGGGTTCCAACCTCACTACCCACCGAGAGTTGTTCAGATGAGTCTGACAATGAGCTAAGCCAGAAGCTGGATGACTTAGATAACGCGTTGGAAGTCAAGGCTAAACCGGCCTCTGGCCTAGACGCGAGCTTCAGTAGTATCAGAATGGATATGTTCAGTGTGT is a window encoding:
- the zfhx4 gene encoding zinc finger homeobox protein 4 codes for the protein MATCDSPPMVSSRQQEHGGQRLDTAAEDNSVIAMETSVANSNNANNNQSSPAAIGDPENGLGEPVLSPLRSTTTPTTVSATTDPVTEQSRRESFTTGNKGSVTGTLPGVGGGAALGSDCSAPATSPVAPAKEIPCNECSSSFSSLQKYMEHHCPSARLPAAGGHEEGDEVEGMIGDESEDEGDREVGAAEVGEMNSEIEEDSDVENLCSEIIYQPDGSAFILEDSKEQRGNQGGLSAALQFRGLLSPQTFPNAQASGGQSGLSPGGERLEQPAAPMSFYPQIINTFHIASSLGSKSLAADHPSFPNTSAGGLAGAGPVLHSFRVYDLRHKNDKDYLTADGAAKNSCVSKDVPNNVDLSKFEGCVADGRRKPVLMCFLCKLSFGYSRSFVTHAVHDHRMTLNEQEQKQLSNKHISAIIQGIGKDKEPLISFLEPKKPQNSVLPHFPSPANFLGPDTGLRGLWNAFHSSGENADSLQAGFAFLKGSASSSSTDQTPRTQTMPKAETNPNLGGGAGAHRTPSGSSDAAATGGNLEGRNSDSDCKGHVRDTCTLQPNGPDLSQYPPIKREPGTVGEESPEQDEDAYSSGGGVEMEADEEEEQAMNMAMTGQRADSTSSKDFPLLNQSISPLSNSVLKLNNDSKGPASTSSSSLPVCEKLEMEKSRLSTALAAARERESSNDSNSEGLAGRDRLSPSSNPLDMIMLRRDDESPGPLHQHTGNPSTPGTPGTPGTPGPGEGSPGSGVECPKCDTVLGSSRSLGGHMTMMHSRNSCKTLKCPKCNWHYKYQQTLDAHMKEKHPESGGSCVYCRTGQPHPRLARGESYTCGYKPFRCEVCNYSTTTKGNLSIHMQSDKHLNNVQTLQNGGSEAQYNHNHANPVPSASLGGGCGTPSPSKPKQKPTWRCEVCDYETNVARNLRIHMTSEKHMHNMMLLQQNMKQIQHSLHLGLAPAEAELYQYYLAQNMGLAGVKLENPAGSSGPDAQMMINPFQLDPATAAALGSGLVNSDLSAELRLASGQLMADDLSLVSSGGMGGMSSSDPSLSSLSPPINDPSLRLYQCAVCNCYSTDSLEALSAHVNAERSLPEEEWRCVVGDVYQCKLCSYNTQLKANFQLHCKTDKHMQKHQLVAHIKEGGKANQWRLKCVAIGNPVHLKCNACDYYSNSVDKLRLHATNQRHESAVRLYKHLQKQDSAYSPESCVYYCTLCDYSTKARLNLVQHARSARHQQNEGLRKLQLHQQGLGGDEDGLSLHELFHVKECPTSQEETAEDSDRPPRSSSRPGHNLTDRDLSDSRRTERVNAISKEVTGPNAMVKHSLLPDRQIESPPKRPKSAEGKTSANDQVQQCPYCNYSSKDANRMQLHVMSQHSMQPVIRCPLCQDVLSNKIHLQLHLTHLHSVAPDCVEKLILTVVGPDTATPNNVMHPQTGQEKSLALMDSSTSLTDGSGKSQGSISKDELTNQDKNELDLQGEEIKPPKEGSEAPDWKRASGLGHDSKSPDTLQDHLSELQRLQQQQQQLSVSDRHVYKYRCNHCSLAFKTMQKLQIHSQYHAIRAATMCSLCQRSFRTFLALRKHLENGHPELTEAEVQQLIGNLPLNGDITESEARALEEAQAFEHDLDKDDEMDQEEKPSPTGSDSSSLLDDMGAEPKRTLPFRKGPNFTMEKFLDPSRPYKCTVCKESFTQKNILLVHYNSVSHLHKLKKVLQEASSPVPQETSNSIDNKPFKCNICNVAYSQSSTLEIHMRSVLHQTKARTAKTDMSSSSSATSTGGPVPAKSPGPSAQGNTSNSDTARSGTPSSNKENTVEPKEPNSSNNTKQTATTDHVSAQASSHQSAQSSAQLQLQLQHELQQQAAFFQPQFLNPAFFPHFPMTPEALLQFQQPQFLFPFYIPGAEFNLSPELALHSAAAFGMPGLTGSFLEDLKQQMQQQHQLQQAQAQQQAQQQQQQSSQTQSQIQQQKNQQLQNHKPKLESSTVSVSEIQMSREAEDHLEKKESRAKMENGGDALNDGGKDSKDPKKSKFSEPLIPPPRIVSGARGNAAKALLENFGFELVIQYNENRQKNQKKNKDGIEPVEMNTDKLECGMCGKLFSNMLILKSHQEHVHSHFFPYVELEKFAQQYREAYDKLYPINPASPETPPPPPPPPPPPPPPPAPAPVSAPQPPSTSMAKPQTPVPSPVPVAHQNTHQTSHQAQPSQPPPPPPPPTAPSAPPQVQLPVPLDLPLFPPLMMQSVQHPGLPPQLALQLPTMDSLSTDLTQLCQQQLGLDPNFLRQSQFKRPRTRITDDQLKILRANFDINNSPNEEQIQEMSEKSGLPQKVIKHWFRNTLFKERQRSKDSPYNFNIPPITTLEDIRMEPQLSAQEYYRTESSINKRSSRTRFTDYQLRVLQDFFDTNAYPKDDEIEQLSTVLNLPTRVIVVWFQNARQKARKSYENQADSKDNEKKELTNERYIRTSNMQYQCKKCNIVFPRIFDLITHQKKQCYKDEDEEGNDDNNCEEYIDSFEQGQIKTTQAPLEFFKQSQTGTATSSGSSSPVMASPRATMGKTSPKPDISPETELKQTETAPSPVIKSLPEPRPSKACTPQPPPQKAPQPQMSRPHSQPQAAAVPSSPLSLALSSLTNSLPHQMLQYQCDQCKIAFPTVELWQEHQHMHFLAAQNQFLHSQFLERPIDMPYMIFDPNNPLMASQLLSGGLSQIPSQGGSGMTSAAGSGTMKRKLDDKEENANDKDGGNSSEEQHRDKRLRTTITPEQLEILYDKYLLDSNPTRKMLDHIAREVGLKKRVVQVWFQNTRARERKGQFRAIGPSQSHKKCPFCRALFKAKSALDSHIRSRHWHEAKQAGFSLPPSPMMNQDNERGDSPNKYHFFDYPQLPTKTEPNEYELPAASSTPVKPSEAQVKNFLSPSSLKAENCDESEGPNINSAEASSYDLSKMDFDETSSINTAISDATTGDEYNNNEVESLTANGGDKLGDIKGGLAAISDGGNERFQFSMVSPALSFSGKDCDSYFSSRDDEMDENNDRSESSSLADPSSPSPFGAGNPFNKSGKGNNAGDRPGHKRFRTQMSNLQLKVLKACFSDYRTPTMQECEMLGNEIGLPKRVVQVWFQNARAKEKKFKINIGKPFMISQGSPEGPRPECTLCGVKYTARMSVRDHIFSKQHIAKVQETLGNQVDREKDYLAPTTVRQLMAQQELDRMKKAGEGLNLPGQQQQTSVDNNNALHGLSLPSGYPGLSGLPPVLLPGVNGPSSLPVFPPNTPALASPGAGMLGFPTPATPSPAMSLSTTPTKTLLQTPPPPPPPPPPPPVPSTPLAAVNHTEQQGKDSERDSSKKPGDKPPQMKVKDRENESSSRPETPSMAKKREKPCPAPGKPGIETQLDATQLQALQNALAAGDASSFLGGQFLPYFLPGFPNCFSPQLPRGVQTGGYFPPLCGMENLFPYGPAAVPQAAMAAGLSPTALLQQYQQYQQSLQDSLQKQQQQQQKQLEQQQKQLEQQQKQQQQQQQQKPTPVKTPQSVQSTTTNSFKPKVAIDAKDDNNKGSSTESTKEEPKTDTKSTMDFPDAFIVPSVKHEFICRKCQMIFADEDSVVRHQKSFCYFGHAFTDPQETVLRKAVSNYACVACNVVVNGNEALGQHLQSSLHKEKTIKQAMRNAKEHTRLLPHSVCSPTPNTTSTSQSAASSNNTFPHLSRLSMKSWPNVLFQATTARKAASSSPSASPPPPLSSPSTVTSTSCSTSGVPTSLPTESCSDESDNELSQKLDDLDNALEVKAKPASGLDASFSSIRMDMFSV